The window GACCGCGTCGCGCAGGTAGACGTCTTCCAGCTCGTCCAGGGCGGCGGCCGCGTCTTCCAGCGGCTTGTCCAGGTCGATCCCGTTGATGACCGGGGCGAGTTCGTCCACGGATATACCGGTGTGAGGCCGCTCAGTGGTCGCGAGTTTGGCGGCGACGCGTGCGACGCCCTCGGTGACGGAACGCCGGTAGAGGTCCGCGGTCGTCTCATTCAGCAGATGCGAACGCATCAACTTTCCTCCGGGCAGGGGGTGGAGAGGGTGATGGGGCGTGGTACTCGACGCTTAGGTTAGCCTAACCTAAGGTTCAAGCCAAATGGAGATGGGCCCTGGCTGAAACCAGGGCCCATCTCCAACGGCCTTACGTATGGGGGGAGTCGAGTGCTACAGCTCGGACGCCGGGTCCTCGCTCGGGGCCTTGCCCGCGTACGCCTCGGCGAGGAGCTGCTCCTCGCTCGCGCCGAGCCGCCAGTAGCCGGTGAAACGCACCGCGCGGCGGTCGACGGATCGTTCCTGCACGAAGTGGCGGCGCACCGCGCGAATGGTGCCGGCCTCGCCCGCCAGCCAGGCGTACGGGGCTTCGGCGGCGGCCGGTTCGGCCGCCCGCAGCACGCTCAGCACCTGCTCGGTCCGCTCCCGGCCGTGGCCCTCGCGCACGATCCAGGTGATGTCCACGTCGGCGGGCGTCGTCAGGGCGAGCCGGTCGTCCTCGTGCGGGACCTCGAACCAGGCGTGGACCCGGGTCCCGGCGGGCAGCCGGTCCAGGATCGCGGCCGCGGCCGGCAGCGCCGTCTCGTCCGCGTACATCCAGACCGCGTCGGTGTCGGCCGGCGGCTGGAAGCGTACGGACTTGTTCTCCGCGACGGCCGGTCCGATGGCCAGGATCCGGCGGCCGGCGACCGCGCGCCCGGCCCAGTGCGAGGCCGGCCCTGTGACATCAGCCGCTGCCGCGGCGGGGTCCCCGTGCAGGACGAAGTCGATGTCGACCTCGTCCACCCCCTCGGGCGTACGGCGCTGTTCGCGCACGGTGTAGGAGCGCATGACCGGACGCTCCTCGTCCGGCATCCCGCGCCAGGCGGCGAACCAGGTGTCCTCGTCCGTGGACGGCAGGACGGTGTGCTCCCGGCCGGCCGGAGGCAGGAAGAGCGACAGGCTCTGGTCGAAGCCGCCCGAGCGGAAGGCCGCGAGGGACTCGCCGCCGAACGTGACCCGCAGGAACGAGTGGCCGAGGCGGCGCGTGCGCACCACTTCGAGCGCGAAGAACCGGAAGTGGGCGACGGCCGGAGCGGCGTCGTCGGACGCGGTGACGGTCATGCGGGTGAGTCCCCCCTGGGAGTCGGTGCGGCCTGCCGGGTCCCCGTGGGAGCCGGCAGGCCTGTCCGGCGCCCGGTCACCGGGCGCCGGGGCTGGACCGGGTCAGCTGACCTTCTTGGCGCTCTGGATGGACTTCGCGAGGTCCTCCAGGATCTGGGCGCACTTGGCGTACGAGAAGATCGGCTCGGTCACGCGCGGGGTGATCTGGCCGGCCTTGACGGCGGGCAGCTCGGCCCAGGTGGCCTTCGCCTTCAGCTCCTCCGGCTGCAGGGTGCCGGTGCGGTTGTCGAGCAGGACGACGTCGGCCTTGTACTTGCCGGCGTTCTCCCAGCTGAGGCTCTCGAAGAAGCCGCCCTCGTCCAGCTTCTCCGGGGTGACGAACTCGACGCCCAGCTGCTTGAAGTACTTCAGGTCGGCCGAGGTCTCCGGGGTGGAGACGTAGAACAGGTCGGCGGAGCCGGAGCCCACGAGCACCTTGACGCCCGGGTTGGCCTTGGTGGCCTCGCGCACCTTCGCGGCGGCCGCCTCGAAGCGGGCCTTGGCGTCGACGGTGGTCTTGGAGTTCATGTCGGCGCCCAGGGACTTGGCGAGGTCCGCGGTGCGCTCCAGCGCCTTGTCGAGGGTGACGTCGCCGCCGACCTTGACCGCGGCGGCCGGGGCCAGCTTCAGGATCTTGTCCTTGGAGGCCTCCGGCACGTACCAGAGGGTGCCGTCCCAGCTGTTGGTGACGAGCAGCTCGGGCTGCAGGGCCGCGTACTTCTCGACGTTGAACTCGTCGTACACGTTGCCGAGGATCTCGACCTTGGAGATGTCCATCGAACCGGCCTGCACGTCGGGCTTGCCGTCGGCGGTCTTGGTCGGGCCGAACACGCCCTTGACCGGGATGCCGTAGTCGTACAGCGCGGCGGCGGTGCCGGTGAAGGCCACGATGTTCTTCGGCTTGGCCGGGAGGCTGAGCTCCGTGCCGAGGTCGTCCTTGAAGGTCCAGGGGCCGGAGGCCGCGGCGCCGTTGTCCTTGCCGCCGTCGCCCTTCGCCGGTTCGGTGCCGCCGCACGCGGCGAGCGTCGCGACGAGGCCGAGGGCGCCGCCCGCCGCGATGAATCCGCGACGGGTGAGGGAGGAGGTTCGGGACTTGGGCATGTCGATGTCCGTTTTCGTGCGTGCCGGGCGGCCACTGAGCCGTTCGTGGGGAAGGTTAGCCTAACCTTGGCCTGAAACGGTAAGGGGGCCCTAAGTTTTTTCAGGGCCCCCTTGTGCCGCCCGTCCGCGGGCGAGCCGTACGACTAGGCGGTGAAGCCCAGTTCACGCGCGATCAGCATGCGCTGGACCTCGCTCGTGCCCTCGCCGATCTCCAGGATCTTGGAGTCCCGCCACATCCGGGCCACCGGGTACTCGTTCATGAACCCGTAGCCGCCGTGGATCTGGGTCGCCTCGCGGGCGTTGTCGACGGCGACCGTCGAGGAGTACAGCTTGGCGATCGCCGCCTCCTTCTTGAACGACTCCCCGCGCACCAGCCGGGAGGCCGCGTCGCGCCAGCCGATGCGGGCCATGTGGGCGCGCATCTCCATGTCGGCCAGCTTGAACTGGATGGCCTGGTTGTCGCCGATCGCCTTGCCGAACGCGTGCCGCTCCTTGGCGTACTTCACCGACTCGTCGACACAGCCCTGCGCGAGACCCGTCGCGAGCGCGGAGATCGCGATCCGGCCCTCGTCGAGGATCCGCAGGAACTGCGCGTAGCCGCGGCCCTCCTGGCCCACCAGGTTGGCCAGGGGGACCCGTACGCCGTCGAAGGACAGCTCACGCGTGTCCGAGGCGTTCCAGCCCACCTTGGAGTACGGAGCGGCCACCGTGAAGCCCGGGGTGCCCGACGGGACGATGATCGAGGAGATCTCCGGGCGGCCGTCCGCCTTGCGGCCCGTCACGGCGGTGACCGTGACCAGACCGGTGATGTCCGTACCGGAGTTGGTGATGAAGCACTTCGAGCCGTTGATGACCCACTCGTCGCCGTCGCGGACCGCCGTGGTGCGGGTGCCGCCGGCGTCCGAGCCGGCGCCGGGCTCGGTCAGGCCGAACGCGCCGAGGATCTCGCCGGAGCACATCTTCGGCAGCCACTCCCGCTTCTGCTCCTCCGAGCCGAAGAGGTAGAGGGGCATGGCGCCCAGGGAAACCCCGGCCTCCAGGGTGATGGCGACCGAGGAGTCGACGCGGGCCAGCTCCTCCAGGGCGATGCCGAGGGCGAGGTAGTCGCCGCCCATGCCGCCGTACTCCTCCGGGAAGGGCAGGCCGAACAGGCCCATGCGGCCCATCTCGGCGACGATCTCGTACGGGAACTCGTGCCGCTCGTACAGGTCGCCGATCTTCGGCGCGACGACGTCGTGCGCGAACGCCTCGACAGTACGGCGGAGTTCCTCGTGCTCAGGGGTGAGCCGGTGGTCGAGGGACATGGTGTGACTACTCCTTGTGGGAGAGGGCGCGGACGGTACGGGAGGGGCTGGGTCGCCCCAGCTGTTCGGCCATCCACACGCTCGTGGCGGTGAGGGCGGCCAGATCGACCCCGGTCTCGATGCCGAGGCCGTCGAGCATCCACACCAGGTCCTCGGTCGCGAGGTTGCCGGTGGCGCTCTTCGCGTACGGGCATCCGCCGAGGCCGCCTGCGGAGGCGTCGACGGTGGTCACGCCGTGCTGGAGCGCGGCGAGGGTGTTGGACAGGGCCTGGCCGTAGGTGTCGTGGAAGTGCACGCCGATGCGGTCCGTCGGCACGCCGGCCTCGTTCAGCGCGGCGAGCAGGGCCTGGACGTGGCCCGGGGTGGCGACGCCGATCGTGTCGCCGAGGCTCAGCTCGTCACAGCCGAGGTCGAGCAGGGCCGTGGCGACGCGTACGACCTGGTGGACCGGGACGGGTCCCTCCCAGGGGTCGCCGAAGCACATCGACAGATAGCCGCGGACGTGCGCCTTCTCCTGCTTGGCGCGGGCCACGACGGGCTCGAACATGGCGAGGGACTCGGCGACCGTGCGGTTGAGGTTGCGGGAGGCGAAGGTCTCGGTCGCCGAGCCGAAGACGGCGATCCGGGTGGCCCCGAGGGCGAGCGCGCGGTCCAGGCCGCGCTCGTTGGGGACCAGGACGGGCAGGGCGACGCCGTCGAGGCCCGCGAGCTGCGGGAACAGCGCCTCGGCGTCGGCCAGCTGCGGAACCCACTTGGGGTGCACGAAGCTGGTGGCCTCGACGGTGGTGAGCCCGGCGGCGGCCAGGCGGCGGATGAACTCCGCCTTGACCTCGGTGGGTACGGTGCCCTTCTCGTTCTGCAGCCCGTCGCGGGCGCCGACCTCGTGGATCCGGACCCGGGCCGGGAGGCCGGGGGCCGGGACGGTCATCGGCAGGCCGTTCATTCGCTCTCCTCGTCCGGGGTGACGACGGCCAGGACCTGGTCCATGGCGACCGTGGTGCCGGGGGTCACGTCGAGTTCGGTGACGGTGCCGGCGTGCGGGGCGGAGATGACGTGCTCCATCTTCATGGCCTCGACGACGAGCAGGCTCTGGCCGGCCGCCACCGTGTCGCCGACGGCCACCTTGACGACGGTGACGGTGCCGGGCATGGGGGCGGCGAGGGTGTTGGCGCCGGTCCGTCCGCCGCCGCCGAGGTTCGCGGCCACGGGGTCGTACGCCTGGACGTGCCAGCTGTCCGCGTCGCGGCCGAGCCAGGTCCCCTCCGGGGAGGTGGCGTGGCTGAAGGTGTGCGTGACGCCGTTGAGTTCGACCGTGACGTGGTCGGGGGTGAGGGTGATGATCCGGGCTCGCGCCGGTGCGCCGGGGCTCTGCCCCGGACCCCGCGCCTCAAGCGCCGGCGAGGCTGGATTTGCCCCGGCCGAGTCGGAGAAGAGCAGCTCGGACTCCGCGCCCGAGTGGCGGGTGCGGACCTCTACGGGGTCGTGGCCCGGGAGGCGGAAGTGGTGGACCGTCCAGGCGGGCGTGCCGCCCATGCGCCAGCCGCTGGCGGCGTCGAACGGGTCGACCCATCCGTCCGGCCTCGCCGCAACTCCCAGCCCCGCCAGGGGGTACCCCCGGACGGAGTCTGGGGGAGTTTGAGGCGCGGGCCCGGGCAGAGCCCGGGGACCCTGCGCCAGCAGGGCTGCCGTCGCGTACACCTCGTCCGGAACCCCCTCCGGCAGGAGCTCGGCGAGGTCGCGCTCGACCAGGCCCGTGTCCAGGTCGCCCGACACCACGTCCGGGTGCGCCAGCAGCCGCCGCAGGAAGCCGGCGTTGGTCTGGACGCCCAGGATCACGGTGTCGGCCAGCGCCGCCCGCAGCATCCGCAGGGCCGTCGCCCGGTCGGGCCCGTGCACGATGACCTTGGACAGCATCGGGTCGTACGTCGAGCCCACCGGCACGCCCGCCGTCAGCCCGGAGTCGGTGCGCACCGCACCGCCCGAGGGCTCCGACAGGGCCAGGACGGTGCCGCCGGACGGCAGGAACCCGCGCGCCGGGTCCTCCGCGCAGACGCGGGCCTCGATCGCGTGCCCGGTCAGCGTCACGTCGGACTGGTCGAAGCCCAGCGGCTGCCCGGCCGCCACCCGCAGCTGCAGCTCCACCAGGTCCAGGCCGGTGATCAGCTCCGTCACCGGGTGCTCGACCTGGAGGCGGGTGTTCATCTCCATGAAGTAGTACGAGGAGGGGTCGACGCCCGGGACGATGAACTCCACCGTGCCCGCGCCGACGTACCCGCAGGAGCGGGCCGCGTCGACCGCCGCCGCGCCCATCGCCGCCCGCGTCTTCTCGTCGAGCAGGACCGACGGCGCCTCCTCGATCACCTTCTGGTGGCGGCGCTGCAGCGAGCACTCGCGCTCGCCGAGGTGCACCACGTTCCCGTGGGCGTCCGCCAGCACCTGGATCTCGATGTGCCGCGGCCGGTCCACCCACCGCTCGACCAGCAGCGTGTCGTCGCCGAAGGACGAGCGCGCCTCGCGGCGGGCCGCCGCGATCTCCTCGGCCAGCACCGCCTCGTCGCGCACCAGCCGCATGCCCTTGCCGCCGCCGCCCGCCGAGGGCTTCAGCAGCACCGGCATGCCGATCTCCATCGAGGCGGCGACCAGTTCGGCGTCGGTCAGGCCGCTGCCCGAGGAGCCCGGCACGACGGGCACGCCCGCCGCCTTCACCGTCTCCTTGGCGCGGATCTTGTCGCCCATCAGCGAGATCGCGCCCGCCGGGGGCCCGATGAAGGCCAACCCGGCCTCGGAACAGGCCTGCGCGAAGGCCGCGTTCTCGGCGAGGAAGCCGTAGCCGGGGTGGACGGCCTCGGCGCCCGTGCGCCGCGCGGCGTCCAGGAGCCGCTCCACGGACAGGTAGCTCTCGGCGGCGGCCGCAGGGCCGATCCGGACGGCCGTGTCGGCCTCCCGTACGTGGCGCGCGTCCGCGTCCGCGTCGCTGAACACGGCGACCGAGCGGATGCCGAGCTGTCGCAGCGTGCGGATGACCCGGACCGCGATCTCGCCCCGGTTGGCGACCAGAACAGTGCTGAACATCGAAGAGGTCCTCACGTCACATACGGAAGATGCCGAAGCCCGGCTGGGCTTGATCCTTTTGGCCCAGCGGGGCGTTCGCGCACGCGGTCAGGGCCAGTCCCAGCACCTGCCGGGTTTCCATCGGGTCGATGGCCCCGTCGTCCCACAGCCGCGCGGTGGCGTAGTAGGCGTTGCCCTGCTCCTCGTACTGCGCGCGGACCGGGGCCTTGAAGGCCTCCTCGTCCTCGGCCGGCCAGTCCTGGCCCGCGCCCTCGATCTGGTCGCGCTTGACCGTGGCCAGGACGGACGCGGCCTGCTCGCCGCCCATCACCGAGATCTTGGCGTTGGGCCACATCCACAGGAACCGGGGGGAGTACGCCCGCCCGCACATCGAGTAGTTGCCCGCGCCGTATGAGCCGCCGACCACCACCGTCAGCTTCGGCACCCGGGCGCAGGCCACGGCCGTCACCATCTTGGCGCCGTGCTTGGCGATGCCGCCCGCCTCGTAGTCCCGGCCGACCATGAAGCCCGAGATGTTCTGGAGGAAGAGGAGCGGGATGCCGCGCTGGTCGCACAGCTCGATGAAGTGGGCGCCCTTCTGGGCGGATTCGGCGAACAGGATGCCGTTGTTCGCGATGATCCCGACCGGGTGTCCGTGGATCCGGGCGAAGCCGGTGACCAGCGTCTGGCCGAACTCGGACTTGAACTCCTGGAAGCGGGACCCGTCCACGATCCGCGCGATGATCTCGCGGGCGTCGTAGGGGGTGCGCGAGTCGACGGGGACCGCGCCGTACAGCCCGGACGGGTCCACCTTCGGCTCCTCCGGAGCCTCCACCGACCAGGGCAGGGCCCCGCGGTCCGGCAGGGTCGCCACGATGTTCCGTACGATCCGCAGCGCGTGCGCGTCGTCCTCCGCGAGGTGGTCGGTCACGCCGGAGACGCGGGAGTGGACCTCGCCGCCGCCGAGCTCCTCGGCCGTGACCACCTCGCCGGTGGCGGCCTTCACCAGCGGCGGACCGCCGAGGAAGATCGTGCCCTGGTTGCGGACGATGACGGCCTCGTCGCTCATGGCCGGCACGTACGCCCCGCCGGCCGTGCAGGAGCCGAGGACGGCGGCGATCTGCGGGATGCCGGCCCCCGACATGCGCGCCTGGTTGTAGAAGATGCGGCCGAAGTGCTCCCGGTCGGGGAAGACCTCGTCCTGCATGGGGAGGAAGGCGCCGCCCGAGTCGACCAGGTAGAGGCAGGGGAGACGATTCTCCAGTGCCACCTCCTGGGCGCGCAGGTGCTTCTTGACGGTCATCGGGTAGTACGTGCCGCCCTTGACGGTGGCGTCGTTCGCGACGATGACGCATTCGCGGCCGCTGACCCGGCCGATGCCCGCGATGACCCCGGCGGCGGGCGCCGAGCCCCCGTACATCCCCTCGGCGGCCAGGGGGGCCAGCTCCAGGAAGGGGGATCCGGGGTCGAGGAGGGTGTCCACGCGGTCGCGCGGAAGGAGCTTCCCGCGGGCGGTGTGGCGGGCGCGGGCCTTCTCGCCGCCGCCGAGCCGGGCCGCGTCGAGCCGGGCCCGCAGGCCCTCGGTCAGCTCGCGGTGGGCGGCCTCGTTGGTCCGCCAGGCCTCGGACGCCGGGTCCGCGGCGCTCGTCAGCACTGGTGCCTGCTGCATCGGTCGAGCTCCCTTGCTCGTTCCACTTGCTCGGTGCACGCTGTTAATGGTCGTTAACGTGTGTGGGACCTAGGTTAACGAGCGCTAACGGCCCTGTCTAGAATGGTTTCCCATGAGCACCAGAGCGGCCGCCCCCACCCGTCGCGAGCAGATCCTCAGTGAGGCCGCTCGTCTCTTCGCCGCGCGCGGCTTCCACGGAGTCGGCGTCGACGAGATAGGCGCCGCCGTGGGCATCAGCGGCCCCGGCCTGTACCGGCACTTCGCGGGCAAGGACGCCATGCTCGCCGAGCTGCTGGTCGGCATCAGCGAGCGGCTGCTGACGGGCGGCCGCCACCGGGTGGCGCAGGTCGCGGGCGACCCGGCCCGGGTCCTGTCCTCCCTCATCGACGGGCACATCGACTTCGCGCTCGACGACCGGGCGCTGATCACCGTGCACGACCGGGAGCTCGACCGGCTGCGGGAGGCCGACCGCAAGCTCGTACGGCAGCTGCAGCGCCAGTACGTGGAGCTGTGGGTGGAGGTCGTACGGGAACTGCACCCGGAGGTGGCCGAGGCGGAGGTACGGGTCTCCGTGCACGCGGTCTTCGGCCTGCTGAACTCCACCCCGCACCTCGCGGCCCTCGGGCGCGAGGCGACGGAGTCGCTGCTGAGGCGCCTGGCGCACGGGGCGTTCGGGGCGCTGTCGGCCTGACGCGGGGCGTCCGCCGTTCGGAATGGACGGGGCGTGCGGGCCCCGGCGGCGGCAGAATGGCCGTATGCCGAAGCCGATAGAGACGCCCGACCAGTCCGTTGGAACGCCGAGCCGCGCCGAACTCATCGACCACCTGGTCCGCACGCGGATCGCGGGGCAGGTCGCCACTCCGCGCGAGAACAACCTCAGTCACTACCGCAAGCTCGCCAACGGCGACCGGCACTACTGGTTCGGCCTGGAGCTGGGGGACCGCTGGACGGACGAGCAGGACGTGCTCGCGGTGATGGCGGAGCGGTGCGGGGTCGTGGACGACCCCGCCTTCCGGTACGGCCAGGACACCATCGACCCGGAGCTGACCGTGGCCGGCCTGGACCGGATGGCGGCGCGGCTGCGCAAGGCGGCGTCGGACCGGCAGAGCGTGCTGTTCGCCACCGGGCACCCGGGCGGGCTGCTGGACGTCCACCGGGCGACGGCGGCGGCCCTGCGGGCGGCGGGCTGCGAAGTCGTGGTGATCCCGGGCGGGCTGACCGCCGACGAGGGCTCGGTGTGGCAGTTCGCGGACGTCGCGGTACTGGAGCGGGGCGCGACCCTGTGGCACACCCATTCGCCCGAGCCGATGGCCGCGATCCTGGACGCCCTGACGGCCGAGAACCGCCCGCAGCCGGACCTGGTCGTCGCCGACCACGGCTGGGCGGGCTGCGCGGCGCAGCGCGGCCTGGACGCGGTGGGCTACGCGGACTGCAACGACCCGGCCCTCTTCATCGCCGAGGCCGAGGGCACCCTCCAGGTGACGGTCCCCCTGGACGACCACGTCCGCGACCCGCGGTACTACGACCCGCTGGTGGCGTACTTGCTGGCGGCGGCGGGGCTGCTGGGCGCGTAGCGCGGTGGGGCGGCCGGGTGCACGGGTCGCCAGGTGGCGAACCAGCCTCGTCCCGCCCGCGTCGGTCAGTCCCCCGGGGTCGCGGCCGGGCACGGCAGGTGCGCATCCCAGCCGCTGGCGAGGTGGGGGTCGACGTATTCGTCGCGCTCGCCGGGGACGAAGAGGTGGGTGACGGTCGTCGTACCCTTCTTCGGCATAGCAACCAGGGGTCTCAAATTTCTGAGCCAGCCTCTCCGGGCCTGTTTGCTGTCCGATGCTTGCAGCACCCACTGCGTACTTAACGGGCCGCAAATTTCTACGCTTGGAAAATGGGTGCAGGGCGCTTTGCTCGCCGGCAGGGAGACCGGCTGCAGTCGGCCAGGGGAATCCAGGATCGTGACGCACAAAAACTTCGGCGGCCCGCCACCTTGGGTGACGGGCCGCCACAGGACCTCGAAGCTAGCTTGCTTCCTCGCTACTCCTCATACTCAATGAAATCATCGAGGGCTTTCCTGAGCCAACCTCCGATGTCTGTAAACTTTTCCACCACTTCCGTCCCCGGTACGCCAAAGGAATCGATGACAAGAATCCCCGGCTTGTCCAGATCCCAACAGGCAACATCATCGTTGTCCTGACGCCGCGCGAAGGGAAGCAGGCGGAGCTGCGGAAACTGCCCCGCCAGTTGCTCAGACCTCAGCTTGATGAGATCCTCACTCAGAGCCCACCAGGGGTCCAAGCTCAGCAATCCAGCTTCTGCCGCCCTTACGAATACCTCCGGATACCTGAAATTTTCAGGAAGGTCAACGGAGAGGATCCCATCCAATTAATTACCGTCCCAACTGGTTATTTCAGATCCGTACGGATTGGCGTTACGGTACGCCGCTCCCTGCTTCTCGATTCGCGCAGTGACTGCCTCGCCCCAGGTCAGCGGCGACGCCTTCTTTGTGTTGAACCGGCCTATCTCGAGGAACTCTTGAGGTAGCGGTTCATTATAGTCATGAACTCGCGCCTGAACGTCAATACCAACCTTCTTAGCCCCCAGGACTCTTCGGTTGTCAATGGATGTGAGCTTCCCATCCGGCATTCTGACAACGTCAACTGGAGCTCCAGCCCAACCCTTCTCTGCGATGCTATCTACGGTTTGCTTCGCGTTTGTGACGGATTTTTGGCTGAATCTGATCTCCGCTGAAGCGATGGATGCGACACCTGCAGTACCCGCGCCAGCTGTTGCTATCTCGGCCGCCACCTCTGCGCATCCAGCAGGGTTGAACAGGCAGGCTGCGATTATTTCCGGACCCAGTGCCAGGACCACGGGCGCCAGCACTACCGCCGCATCGACGGCCATCGCCCCGTACACCGCAACGCAGATCCATCCGACGCAGCTCTGATTCATTGCCGCGAAATTGGTCGTGCTTGTGGTGCCGCCGATGTAGTACTGCTTTTCTTCGGTGCCATTGCTGCAGGGAATGCCGGCCTGGTAAACGCAAACAGTCTTGCCGCTCGCTTTCGTGGCCGTATTGCCCTTACCCTTGCCGTTTCCTGTGGGCGTCTGCGCCTTTCCGGTGGTTCGGCCTGCCCCGTATCCCTTGGTGTACCTGGTCGCGGCTTCGACAACACTCTGGGGCTTGGACTGGAAACCTTGGTCGCTGTTGTGGCCTTCGAAGTACTTGAGGCCGTCCGGGTCGGAGTAGGTGAAGGGATTGTTGGCGGAGTAGGTGTAGCCGTGGAGTTGCTGCGAGTCCTTGAGGTCCATGATCGGGTCGACGGAGATGAATCGGCCGATCAGGGGGTCGTACTCGCGGGCGCCGATGTGGGTCAGGCCGCTGTCGTTGTCCTTAGTTCCTCCGATGAAGTTCTTCTCGCCGGTCCACGTCGTCGGCTGGGTGCCGCGGGCTTCGCCGAACAGGCCCGTCTTCCGGCGGGTGACCGTCTGGGTCGCGTTGGCGGTGATCTGGGTGGTGCCGGTGTCGTGGTGGTCGGCGAGCGTGAAGGTGAGCTTGCCGCCCGCGCGCACCGCGACGCCGCCGTAGTAGCGGGTCCCGGTGACCGTGCCCGTCTTGTCGAGCTTCAGCTCGTTGCCCGCGGGCAAGTAGAGCGTGGTGGCGTCCTTCTCCTTACGCAG of the Streptomyces sp. NBC_01294 genome contains:
- a CDS encoding siderophore-interacting protein, with amino-acid sequence MTVTASDDAAPAVAHFRFFALEVVRTRRLGHSFLRVTFGGESLAAFRSGGFDQSLSLFLPPAGREHTVLPSTDEDTWFAAWRGMPDEERPVMRSYTVREQRRTPEGVDEVDIDFVLHGDPAAAAADVTGPASHWAGRAVAGRRILAIGPAVAENKSVRFQPPADTDAVWMYADETALPAAAAILDRLPAGTRVHAWFEVPHEDDRLALTTPADVDITWIVREGHGRERTEQVLSVLRAAEPAAAEAPYAWLAGEAGTIRAVRRHFVQERSVDRRAVRFTGYWRLGASEEQLLAEAYAGKAPSEDPASEL
- a CDS encoding ABC transporter substrate-binding protein encodes the protein MPKSRTSSLTRRGFIAAGGALGLVATLAACGGTEPAKGDGGKDNGAAASGPWTFKDDLGTELSLPAKPKNIVAFTGTAAALYDYGIPVKGVFGPTKTADGKPDVQAGSMDISKVEILGNVYDEFNVEKYAALQPELLVTNSWDGTLWYVPEASKDKILKLAPAAAVKVGGDVTLDKALERTADLAKSLGADMNSKTTVDAKARFEAAAAKVREATKANPGVKVLVGSGSADLFYVSTPETSADLKYFKQLGVEFVTPEKLDEGGFFESLSWENAGKYKADVVLLDNRTGTLQPEELKAKATWAELPAVKAGQITPRVTEPIFSYAKCAQILEDLAKSIQSAKKVS
- a CDS encoding acyl-CoA dehydrogenase family protein translates to MSLDHRLTPEHEELRRTVEAFAHDVVAPKIGDLYERHEFPYEIVAEMGRMGLFGLPFPEEYGGMGGDYLALGIALEELARVDSSVAITLEAGVSLGAMPLYLFGSEEQKREWLPKMCSGEILGAFGLTEPGAGSDAGGTRTTAVRDGDEWVINGSKCFITNSGTDITGLVTVTAVTGRKADGRPEISSIIVPSGTPGFTVAAPYSKVGWNASDTRELSFDGVRVPLANLVGQEGRGYAQFLRILDEGRIAISALATGLAQGCVDESVKYAKERHAFGKAIGDNQAIQFKLADMEMRAHMARIGWRDAASRLVRGESFKKEAAIAKLYSSTVAVDNAREATQIHGGYGFMNEYPVARMWRDSKILEIGEGTSEVQRMLIARELGFTA
- a CDS encoding hydroxymethylglutaryl-CoA lyase, yielding MNGLPMTVPAPGLPARVRIHEVGARDGLQNEKGTVPTEVKAEFIRRLAAAGLTTVEATSFVHPKWVPQLADAEALFPQLAGLDGVALPVLVPNERGLDRALALGATRIAVFGSATETFASRNLNRTVAESLAMFEPVVARAKQEKAHVRGYLSMCFGDPWEGPVPVHQVVRVATALLDLGCDELSLGDTIGVATPGHVQALLAALNEAGVPTDRIGVHFHDTYGQALSNTLAALQHGVTTVDASAGGLGGCPYAKSATGNLATEDLVWMLDGLGIETGVDLAALTATSVWMAEQLGRPSPSRTVRALSHKE
- a CDS encoding ATP-binding protein encodes the protein MFSTVLVANRGEIAVRVIRTLRQLGIRSVAVFSDADADARHVREADTAVRIGPAAAAESYLSVERLLDAARRTGAEAVHPGYGFLAENAAFAQACSEAGLAFIGPPAGAISLMGDKIRAKETVKAAGVPVVPGSSGSGLTDAELVAASMEIGMPVLLKPSAGGGGKGMRLVRDEAVLAEEIAAARREARSSFGDDTLLVERWVDRPRHIEIQVLADAHGNVVHLGERECSLQRRHQKVIEEAPSVLLDEKTRAAMGAAAVDAARSCGYVGAGTVEFIVPGVDPSSYYFMEMNTRLQVEHPVTELITGLDLVELQLRVAAGQPLGFDQSDVTLTGHAIEARVCAEDPARGFLPSGGTVLALSEPSGGAVRTDSGLTAGVPVGSTYDPMLSKVIVHGPDRATALRMLRAALADTVILGVQTNAGFLRRLLAHPDVVSGDLDTGLVERDLAELLPEGVPDEVYATAALLAQGPRALPGPAPQTPPDSVRGYPLAGLGVAARPDGWVDPFDAASGWRMGGTPAWTVHHFRLPGHDPVEVRTRHSGAESELLFSDSAGANPASPALEARGPGQSPGAPARARIITLTPDHVTVELNGVTHTFSHATSPEGTWLGRDADSWHVQAYDPVAANLGGGGRTGANTLAAPMPGTVTVVKVAVGDTVAAGQSLLVVEAMKMEHVISAPHAGTVTELDVTPGTTVAMDQVLAVVTPDEESE
- a CDS encoding carboxyl transferase domain-containing protein — encoded protein: MQQAPVLTSAADPASEAWRTNEAAHRELTEGLRARLDAARLGGGEKARARHTARGKLLPRDRVDTLLDPGSPFLELAPLAAEGMYGGSAPAAGVIAGIGRVSGRECVIVANDATVKGGTYYPMTVKKHLRAQEVALENRLPCLYLVDSGGAFLPMQDEVFPDREHFGRIFYNQARMSGAGIPQIAAVLGSCTAGGAYVPAMSDEAVIVRNQGTIFLGGPPLVKAATGEVVTAEELGGGEVHSRVSGVTDHLAEDDAHALRIVRNIVATLPDRGALPWSVEAPEEPKVDPSGLYGAVPVDSRTPYDAREIIARIVDGSRFQEFKSEFGQTLVTGFARIHGHPVGIIANNGILFAESAQKGAHFIELCDQRGIPLLFLQNISGFMVGRDYEAGGIAKHGAKMVTAVACARVPKLTVVVGGSYGAGNYSMCGRAYSPRFLWMWPNAKISVMGGEQAASVLATVKRDQIEGAGQDWPAEDEEAFKAPVRAQYEEQGNAYYATARLWDDGAIDPMETRQVLGLALTACANAPLGQKDQAQPGFGIFRM
- a CDS encoding SACE_7040 family transcriptional regulator gives rise to the protein MSTRAAAPTRREQILSEAARLFAARGFHGVGVDEIGAAVGISGPGLYRHFAGKDAMLAELLVGISERLLTGGRHRVAQVAGDPARVLSSLIDGHIDFALDDRALITVHDRELDRLREADRKLVRQLQRQYVELWVEVVRELHPEVAEAEVRVSVHAVFGLLNSTPHLAALGREATESLLRRLAHGAFGALSA
- a CDS encoding phosphatase translates to MPKPIETPDQSVGTPSRAELIDHLVRTRIAGQVATPRENNLSHYRKLANGDRHYWFGLELGDRWTDEQDVLAVMAERCGVVDDPAFRYGQDTIDPELTVAGLDRMAARLRKAASDRQSVLFATGHPGGLLDVHRATAAALRAAGCEVVVIPGGLTADEGSVWQFADVAVLERGATLWHTHSPEPMAAILDALTAENRPQPDLVVADHGWAGCAAQRGLDAVGYADCNDPALFIAEAEGTLQVTVPLDDHVRDPRYYDPLVAYLLAAAGLLGA